The following are encoded together in the Mumia sp. Pv4-285 genome:
- a CDS encoding LacI family DNA-binding transcriptional regulator: MASVTIKDVAERAGLSVATVSRALSGRGHVSEAARAQSEQAARELGYVASYNAASLASGRSKNVGMVVPWVNRWFFSTVIETASTVLAAEGYDLTLYYLGGGKRERDLVLCDFLLRKRIDGMLAVALELDDAERADLLRVGTPIVCIGGVIPGVSTVSIDDFAAARLATEHLVALGHRRIAHIGWEGAGDFALATTRQGGYADAVRAAGVEIVPDLIALGDFTTQDGYAAAKRLLADPRLRPTAISAASDELAIGAITAARDLGLDVPRDVSVVGIDGHDLGDVFGLTTVDQHVREQATQAATLLLRQLGQEPDTREPVHAEVAVELVVRSSTMAPRPPRSVTG; encoded by the coding sequence GTGGCCAGCGTGACCATCAAGGACGTCGCCGAGCGTGCAGGTCTCTCGGTGGCGACGGTGTCACGGGCGCTCAGCGGGCGCGGTCACGTCTCCGAGGCCGCTCGCGCACAGAGCGAGCAGGCAGCGCGCGAGCTGGGCTACGTCGCGTCGTACAACGCGGCGAGCCTCGCGTCGGGCCGCAGCAAGAACGTCGGCATGGTGGTCCCGTGGGTCAACCGGTGGTTCTTCAGCACCGTGATCGAGACCGCGTCCACGGTGCTCGCGGCCGAGGGCTACGACCTCACGCTCTACTACCTCGGTGGCGGCAAGCGCGAGCGCGACCTCGTGCTGTGCGACTTCCTGCTCCGCAAGCGCATCGACGGCATGCTCGCCGTGGCCCTGGAGCTCGACGACGCCGAGCGTGCCGACCTGCTCCGCGTCGGCACCCCTATCGTCTGCATCGGCGGCGTGATCCCCGGCGTCTCGACGGTGAGCATCGACGACTTCGCGGCGGCGCGACTGGCGACCGAGCACCTCGTGGCGCTCGGCCACCGCAGGATCGCCCACATCGGGTGGGAGGGTGCCGGAGACTTCGCACTGGCGACCACGCGTCAGGGCGGCTACGCCGACGCCGTACGCGCCGCCGGTGTCGAGATCGTCCCCGACCTGATCGCGCTCGGCGACTTCACCACCCAGGACGGGTACGCCGCGGCCAAGCGGCTGCTCGCCGATCCGAGGCTGCGTCCGACGGCGATCTCCGCGGCGTCCGACGAGCTGGCGATCGGCGCGATCACCGCGGCGCGCGACCTCGGCCTCGACGTACCCCGTGACGTCTCGGTCGTCGGCATCGACGGTCACGACCTCGGCGACGTGTTCGGGCTGACCACGGTCGACCAGCACGTGCGCGAGCAGGCGACGCAGGCGGCGACGCTGCTCCTGCGTCAGCTCGGCCAGGAGCCCGACACGCGAGAGCCCGTCCATGCCGAGGTCGCGGTGGAGCTCGTCGTGCGCTCGAGCACGATGGCTCCGCGCCCACCGCGGTCCGTGACGGGGTAG
- a CDS encoding TrkH family potassium uptake protein, translated as MALSSRRSRWGALLSALAHPVRILPATFVVGSVVGTFLLMIPGMRAEGQEGDALLPAAFTSVSAVTVTGLSVVDISTYWTPLGQVVILVLVQIGGFGFVTLATILGVVVGGRIGLRSRLATQMDLHLVNLGEVVPLLRRILITMLGFEAVLAVILTFGFESRHGEGWGEALWHGIFYAVMAFNNAGFALAPDSLVQYAGDAGLIIPISIAVFIGAMGFPVLAELSRGWRRPERWSIHTKLTVWGSFLLLAVGTVLFAVVEWSNPGTLGPQSVGEKLVTSFEGGVMPRSGGFNSVDYAEAYPETNLIATIMMFIGGGSASTAGGIKVTTFLLLGFVILAEVRGDPDVTIGSRRIGASTLRQALTVALLAVMLVVASTLAVLTVADVSVEEALFECTSAFATAGLSMGITGDLPATAQVVLMILMLIGRVGTVATASALALRSQPRRFHLPEERPIIG; from the coding sequence GTGGCACTGTCCTCTCGGCGGTCGCGCTGGGGCGCTCTGCTCTCTGCGTTGGCGCACCCCGTCCGCATCCTTCCCGCGACGTTCGTCGTGGGCAGCGTCGTCGGCACCTTCCTCCTGATGATTCCCGGGATGCGTGCCGAGGGACAGGAGGGTGACGCGCTGCTCCCGGCCGCGTTCACGTCGGTGTCGGCCGTGACCGTGACGGGCCTCTCCGTCGTCGACATCTCGACCTACTGGACGCCGCTCGGACAGGTCGTGATCCTCGTCCTGGTCCAGATCGGCGGGTTCGGGTTCGTCACGCTCGCGACGATCCTCGGCGTCGTCGTAGGCGGACGCATCGGGCTGCGGTCGCGCCTCGCGACACAGATGGACCTCCACCTCGTGAACCTCGGCGAGGTCGTCCCGCTCCTGCGCCGGATCCTCATCACCATGCTCGGGTTCGAGGCCGTGCTCGCCGTCATCCTCACCTTCGGGTTCGAGTCACGGCACGGAGAAGGCTGGGGCGAGGCCCTCTGGCACGGCATCTTCTACGCGGTGATGGCCTTCAACAACGCGGGCTTCGCGCTGGCCCCCGACAGCCTGGTCCAGTACGCCGGCGATGCGGGCCTCATCATCCCGATCTCGATCGCCGTCTTCATCGGCGCCATGGGGTTCCCCGTCCTGGCCGAGCTGTCGCGCGGCTGGCGGCGTCCCGAGCGGTGGTCGATCCACACCAAGCTCACGGTGTGGGGCTCGTTCCTGCTCCTCGCCGTCGGCACCGTGCTGTTCGCTGTCGTCGAGTGGTCGAACCCGGGGACACTGGGCCCTCAGTCGGTCGGTGAGAAGCTCGTGACCTCGTTCGAGGGCGGTGTCATGCCGCGCTCGGGCGGCTTCAACTCGGTGGACTACGCCGAGGCCTATCCCGAGACCAACCTCATCGCGACGATCATGATGTTCATCGGCGGCGGCTCCGCGAGCACCGCCGGCGGCATCAAGGTCACGACGTTCCTGCTGCTCGGCTTCGTCATCCTCGCCGAGGTGCGTGGTGACCCCGACGTCACGATCGGTTCGCGCCGCATCGGGGCGAGCACCCTGCGCCAGGCGCTGACCGTCGCGCTGCTCGCGGTGATGCTGGTGGTCGCGTCCACCCTGGCGGTCCTCACCGTCGCAGACGTGAGCGTCGAGGAGGCGCTCTTCGAGTGCACGTCCGCCTTCGCCACTGCCGGGCTGTCCATGGGCATCACCGGCGACCTGCCCGCCACGGCGCAGGTCGTGCTGATGATCTTGATGTTGATCGGGCGTGTCGGTACGGTCGCGACGGCGTCCGCGCTCGCCCTGCGCTCCCAACCTCGCCGTTTCCACCTGCCTGAAGAGCGACCGATCATCGGCTAG
- a CDS encoding potassium channel family protein, with product MPKNTPPPDAPVLVIGLGRFGTAVASSLTRMGHEVLAIDESMELVQKWATEFTHTVQADSTDEEALRQIGADQFDRAVVGIGTDIEASVLTVLTLTQLGVREVWAKAINRKHGQILERVGASHVVYPESAMGERVAHMVSGSMIDFIEFDDGFAIARTAAPTGAIGRTLAESALRSQYGITVVGVKRPGADFTYARPETFLGEFDELIVSGPTSKVEKFAGLA from the coding sequence GTGCCCAAGAACACCCCACCGCCGGACGCCCCGGTCCTCGTGATCGGCCTGGGCCGGTTCGGGACCGCGGTCGCCTCGTCGCTGACCCGCATGGGCCACGAGGTCCTGGCCATCGACGAGAGCATGGAGCTCGTGCAGAAGTGGGCGACCGAGTTCACCCACACCGTGCAGGCGGACTCCACCGACGAGGAGGCGCTGCGCCAGATCGGCGCCGACCAGTTCGACCGGGCCGTCGTCGGCATCGGCACCGACATCGAGGCCAGCGTGCTCACCGTCCTCACGCTCACCCAGCTCGGCGTGCGCGAGGTGTGGGCCAAGGCCATCAACCGCAAGCACGGCCAGATCCTCGAGCGGGTGGGGGCGAGCCACGTCGTCTATCCCGAGTCGGCGATGGGGGAGCGGGTCGCCCACATGGTGTCCGGCTCGATGATCGACTTCATCGAGTTCGACGACGGCTTCGCGATCGCGCGTACGGCTGCTCCCACCGGCGCGATCGGGCGGACGCTCGCCGAGTCCGCGCTGCGCAGCCAGTACGGCATCACGGTCGTCGGCGTGAAGCGGCCCGGGGCCGACTTCACGTACGCGCGACCGGAGACCTTCCTCGGAGAGTTCGACGAGCTGATCGTGTCGGGCCCGACGAGCAAGGTCGAGAAGTTCGCCGGTCTTGCCTGA
- the galE gene encoding UDP-glucose 4-epimerase GalE: protein MTWLVTGGAGYIGSHVVRALTEAGTPVVVLDSLESGHRQFVDGDVPFVEGNVTDTGLVRRTLSEHGVVGVVHVAGYKYAGVSVQRPLHTYEQNVTGTLHLLDAMAEVGVESVVFSSSAAVYGTPDTDLVTETTPTSPESPYGESKLVDEWLLRAQARATGLRQTSLRYFNVVGSGYADLYDSSPHNLFPKVFQTLTTGGVPQINGGDYPTPDGTCVRDYVHVADLAHSHVVAAHALAEGSPLEPVYNLGSGDGVSVRQIMDTIADVTGIDFDPVVGPRRPGDPARIVASGELAGRDLGWQMRHTLDDMVRSAWAAWTQVGAQGAAG, encoded by the coding sequence ATGACCTGGCTCGTGACCGGCGGCGCCGGCTACATCGGATCCCACGTCGTGCGCGCTCTGACCGAGGCCGGGACGCCCGTCGTCGTCCTCGACTCGTTGGAGTCCGGGCACCGGCAGTTCGTCGACGGGGACGTGCCGTTCGTCGAGGGCAACGTCACCGACACCGGGCTCGTACGCCGCACGCTGAGCGAGCACGGCGTGGTCGGGGTGGTTCACGTCGCCGGCTACAAGTACGCCGGGGTGTCCGTGCAGCGCCCTCTGCACACCTACGAGCAGAACGTCACCGGCACGCTCCACCTGCTCGACGCGATGGCCGAGGTCGGCGTCGAGTCGGTCGTCTTCTCGTCCTCGGCCGCCGTCTACGGCACTCCCGACACCGACCTGGTCACGGAGACGACGCCGACCTCCCCGGAGTCGCCGTACGGCGAGAGCAAGCTGGTCGACGAGTGGCTCCTGCGGGCGCAGGCGCGCGCGACCGGGCTGCGGCAGACGTCGCTGCGCTACTTCAACGTGGTGGGCTCGGGCTACGCCGACCTGTACGACTCGAGCCCGCACAACCTCTTTCCCAAGGTCTTCCAGACGCTGACCACCGGCGGCGTGCCGCAGATCAACGGCGGCGACTACCCCACGCCGGACGGCACGTGCGTCCGCGACTACGTGCACGTCGCCGACCTGGCTCACAGCCACGTCGTCGCCGCCCATGCCTTGGCCGAGGGCTCGCCGCTTGAGCCCGTCTACAACCTGGGCAGCGGTGACGGCGTCTCGGTCCGGCAGATCATGGACACGATCGCCGACGTCACGGGCATCGACTTCGACCCGGTGGTCGGCCCTCGCCGCCCGGGCGACCCGGCCCGGATCGTCGCGTCCGGCGAGCTCGCCGGACGCGACCTCGGCTGGCAGATGCGGCACACCCTCGACGACATGGTCCGGAGCGCGTGGGCCGCCTGGACGCAGGTCGGCGCCCAGGGCGCGGCGGGCTGA